Below is a genomic region from Delftia tsuruhatensis.
CCCGCGGGCAAGGTCGACTTCCTGATGGCGGGCAACCTGCTGCAGTCCTTCGACAACGTCAAGAACGGCATCCCCACCGTGGTGGTCGCCGCGTTTTTCCAGAAGGACCCGCAGGCCCTGCTGGCCCATCCGGGCCAGGGCTACGACCGGTTCGAGGACCTGGCCCGGGCGCCCGTGGCCTTCATCGGCAAGGACGGCCAGTTCAGCTTCTGGCAGTGGATGAAGTCGGAGCACGGCTTCCAGGACAAAAGCCTCAGGCCCTACACCTTCAACATGGGCCCCTTCCTGGCCGACAAGCGATCCATCCAGCAAGGCTATGCCTTCTCCGAGCCCATCGCCATCCGCAACGCGGCCGGCTTCGAGCCCGTCGTGCACCTGCTGGCCGACCACGGTTTCTCCACCTACGCGACCACCATAGAGACGCGCACGGACATGGTGAAGAACCGGCCCGAGACCGTGCGCAGGTTCATCGAGGCCTCGATCATCGGCTGGAACCACTTCCTGTACGGCAGGAACGAGGCCGCCAAGCAGCGGATCCTCCAGATCAATCCCGACGCCTCGCTGGCCGTGCAGCAGGGCTATATCGACCGCATCAAAAAGCTCGGCCTCGTGGACAGTACGGATTCGCTGACCCGGGGCATTGGCGCCATCGATCCGGCGCGCGTCAAGGACTTCCACGACAAGATGGTCCGGGCCGGCCTGTACCGCAGCGGGCAGATCGACCT
It encodes:
- a CDS encoding ABC transporter substrate-binding protein — its product is MTTPACTRPSPLRRAAITLACLGAALAAHAQEKVVFATNWKAHADHGGFYQALVDGTYKKYGLDVEIQQGGALVNNRPMLPAGKVDFLMAGNLLQSFDNVKNGIPTVVVAAFFQKDPQALLAHPGQGYDRFEDLARAPVAFIGKDGQFSFWQWMKSEHGFQDKSLRPYTFNMGPFLADKRSIQQGYAFSEPIAIRNAAGFEPVVHLLADHGFSTYATTIETRTDMVKNRPETVRRFIEASIIGWNHFLYGRNEAAKQRILQINPDASLAVQQGYIDRIKKLGLVDSTDSLTRGIGAIDPARVKDFHDKMVRAGLYRSGQIDLSKVVDTRFVNQGVGVDIRKQLTGTTGR